The stretch of DNA TTACATTGCCAGGGGAAGAAGGACAGGCTGCTACCGGTTTAAGGTCTTGGGCCTTAATATGATAAGTTTCTTTTACTTTCCCTATTTCTTCATCTCCTTGATCAATATAGCCAATCATGGCGCCCATTTCAATCATCATGTTGGAGATGGTCATTTTTTCTTCATAAGGTAAAGAGGTAATGGTCTCTCCACCAAAGATAACCGCTTTATCGGTAAAACCATTGGTGCCAAATTTTCCAATCACATACAAGATAATGTCTTTTCCATATACTCCGGGTTGTAATTCTCCCTCTATATTGATGAGATAGGTTTCAGGCACTTCCATATCCAGTTCTCCTAGAGCCATAACTGCAGCAATCTCGGTTGAACCTAAAGGAATGGCGATGGCTCCATGGGCTCCTGCCGTACAGGTATGGGAATCCGCACCTACTACAATATCTCCCTTTTTATAAAGCTTTTCCTCCATAATCACCTGATGGATAACCCCTTCAGATCTTCCATATACTTTAACACCGAAGTTTTCTTTAAATTCTTGGATCGTTCTATGTTGTACCCTAGAGGCCTCTGAAGAGCAAGGGATATTATGATCTATTACAAATACTACTTTGTTTTTGTCGAATACTTGATTTACTCCTATTTTCAAGAATTGATCTATAGCTAGGGGGCCTGTAACGTCATGGGCGATGGCCAAATCTACTTTAACGCTTACTTCCTCTCCTACTTTTACAGATTCTTTATTGGCTTTGTGAGCTATCATTCTCTCTATAATATTCATAGTCTTATTCCTCCTACGCTTCCACTAATACGATTCCTAGCTTATTGGCGATATCTATGGCTTGCTCTTTAGAAGGTGTAGCATCCCGAAGTACTAAACGTCCACCACCTCTATTTAGGGCATCTACCATGAATTCTCCTTCATCAGTAATCACAGTAACTCTTTGTACTTGGTATTCTTCGTCTTTAAGGATTTCTACTTCTATCCCTTCCTTTTCTACCAAGTCCATAACCTCTTTATACATTTTTCCGTCGGCAGTAGAAGATCCATAAACAGCTCCCATAAGTACTCCAGGAACATTGATACCTCTTCTTGCAAATAATTCTGGGTAAAGTTCTATTTTTACTTTTTTAATCTTACCCTTGGCCAATTCATGGGCTATTCTTCCTGTATTAGTAGGAGAACCAACAGCTTGACTACTTCCTCCTACTACAGCTTCTCCCAAGGTATTTGTAATGGGTCTTGCACCCTTTGCTAATTTCTTAGACACTTCCTTGGCTTTCTCCAAAGTCTTTTTGATTTCTGCTTGTTCCTCTTCCCTAATGGATGGATCAATAAGCCTTTCTACTGGGGCTTTGGTCTTAAAGAAAGGTTGCATAAACTCTACTACGGTAGGTACCAAAGCTTTAGCCGATATAGGATGAATCTCTGCTGCCATCGCTAGCATAACATCTACAGGTACATTGACCTCCATATCTGTTTTTACAGCTAATCCTGCAGACATGGTTCCATTTAGTATGGCTCCTCCAATATGGGTAGCACATAGAGCTGGCACCATAACCCGTGGAGTACAAGGCACACCAATGGTAGGAGAAATGGCAATCACCATTGCCCTTTC from Irregularibacter muris encodes:
- a CDS encoding 3-isopropylmalate dehydratase large subunit, producing MNIIERMIAHKANKESVKVGEEVSVKVDLAIAHDVTGPLAIDQFLKIGVNQVFDKNKVVFVIDHNIPCSSEASRVQHRTIQEFKENFGVKVYGRSEGVIHQVIMEEKLYKKGDIVVGADSHTCTAGAHGAIAIPLGSTEIAAVMALGELDMEVPETYLINIEGELQPGVYGKDIILYVIGKFGTNGFTDKAVIFGGETITSLPYEEKMTISNMMIEMGAMIGYIDQGDEEIGKVKETYHIKAQDLKPVAACPSSPGNVKPIAEIQGRKIVQGVIGSCTNGRFSDMKIAAEILKGRKVAEGVNLIVVPASKNILEKMEEEGLTKIFRDAGAVVTNPGCGPCFGAHQGLLSKGDVAISTTNRNFPGRMGHKEAEVYLASPRTVAESAVQGCITHPGTVVSLEG
- a CDS encoding L-serine ammonia-lyase, iron-sulfur-dependent, subunit alpha: MDIKKMIEERMPLTLGEIIDIAEKAKVRFVDVVLEETEIQTGKTKDEILKEVLKEFEHNLKAIEVGITTGSSLLLGTTGAQLNNIEGPKLFKDEFVDNALTYTIAAQVGNHGVGLNPCAGTGDSCPYTGFIKAMMDANYQEERIAEIAAILLKVGSMFRVGKTSTGCNMEGFGAGSAAVAAAQVELLGGSPRDAERAMVIAISPTIGVPCTPRVMVPALCATHIGGAILNGTMSAGLAVKTDMEVNVPVDVMLAMAAEIHPISAKALVPTVVEFMQPFFKTKAPVERLIDPSIREEEQAEIKKTLEKAKEVSKKLAKGARPITNTLGEAVVGGSSQAVGSPTNTGRIAHELAKGKIKKVKIELYPELFARRGINVPGVLMGAVYGSSTADGKMYKEVMDLVEKEGIEVEILKDEEYQVQRVTVITDEGEFMVDALNRGGGRLVLRDATPSKEQAIDIANKLGIVLVEA